From Primulina huaijiensis isolate GDHJ02 chromosome 15, ASM1229523v2, whole genome shotgun sequence, one genomic window encodes:
- the LOC140959924 gene encoding uncharacterized protein has translation MEISKPKSFFQDLRSREINGFRVRKRPYVGSSDLQDLESIGAVAVEHLGEPSPPMALSFCKTSRNAHILALTDERGYVNLLHTRGKFSDLSSLYENAEKSKVCEWVAHDNAIFDVCWIKEDTNIVTASGDQSLKVWDAQDKKCIRALMGHTGSIKSISCHPTNHDIVVSGSRDGSFALWDIRSSKNTHQNFRMWPTSVVHEAHISPGRRRRRRTKAESMSITSVLFLKDEVSVATAGAVDSVVKFWDTRHLKAPITHACPNLESLSERGRRSSGISSLSQDLNGVFITASCMDHRIYLYNVLQLEKGPIRAFSGGRIESFFVKAAISPNAAHILSGSSDGNAYIWQVNNPHLDPVILKSHDGEVTAVDWCPSEMGKVATCSDDFTVRFWNIPSSCYSNTRSPSSSRKRIMAFPSMKQRKLFVADPSCSKYESDCILSDERRHVNSPAAALILPEVCTPKSQKKPFSLSFEVKEHLEKNPETGTNSPSSVLNPPSSLKRKTIRDYFSVS, from the exons ATGGAGATCTCCAAACCTAAATCATTCTTCCAAGACCTCAGATCCAGAGAAATCAATGGATTTCGAG TAAGAAAGCGTCCCTATGTGGGCAGCAGCGATTTACAAGATCTCGAATCAATCGGAGCTGTGGCAGTCGAGCACCTCGGTGAACCCTCTCCTCCGATGGCCTTGTCGTTCTGCAAG ACGAGTAGAAATGCTCATATTCTAGCTCTAACCGATGAACGAGGTTATGTCAACCTACTTCATACTCGAGGCAAATTTTCGGATTTATCCTCATTATATGAGAACGCAG AAAAATCCAAGGTTTGCGAATGGGTTGCCCATGATAATGCCATATTTGATGTATGCTGGATCAAG GAGGATACAAATATTGTAACTGCTTCAGGAGATCAGAGT CTTAAAGTTTGGGATGCACAAGATAAAAAATGCATTAGAGCATTGATGGGGCACACTGGAAGCATAAAGTCAATTAGTTGTCATCCTACTAATCATG ATATTGTTGTATCTGGTTCAAGAGATGGGTCATTTGCTCTATGGGACATCAGGTCCTCCAAAAATACTCATCAGAATTTTCGCATGTG GCCCACTTCTGTAGTTCACGAGGCTCATATTTCTCCTGGTAGAAGACGACGTAGGCGCACAAAG GCTGAGTCCATGAGCATCACATCAGTTCTTTTCCTCAAGGATGAAGTTTCTGTTGCTACTGCTGGAGCAGTTGACAG CGTTGTTAAATTCTGGGACACCAGGCATCTTAAAGCTCCAATTACTCATGCATGCCCTAATCTGGAATCATTAAGTGAGAGG GGAAGACGTTCGAGTGGCATTTCTAGCTTGTCTCAAGATTTAAATGGAGTGTTCATTACAGCCTCATGCATGGATCACAg AATATACCTATATAATGTACTCCAGCTTGAAAAGGGACCAATAAGAGCTTTCTCTGGAGGTAGAATCGAATCATTTTTCGTAAAG GCTGCAATCAGTCCCAATGCAGCTCACATTCTCAGTGGTTCTAGTGACGGTAATGCCTATATATGGCAGGTGAATAATCCTCATCTGGATCCTGTCATTTTGAAAAGCCACGATGGAGAAGTCACAGCAGTGGACTG GTGTCCTTCCGAGATGGGGAAAGTAGCTACTTGCTCAGATGATTTCACT GTTCGTTTTTGGAACATTCCGAGCAGTTGTTACTCAAATACACGATCTCCTTCATCAAGTCGAAAGAGGATCATGGCATTTCCGAGCATGAAACAGAGAAAATTGTTTGTGGCCGATCCATCATGTTCAAAATACGAAAGCGACTGTATACTTTCAGATGAAAGACGCCATGTCAACTCACCTGCAGCTGCACTCATCCTGCCTGAGGTCTGCACCCCAAAATCCCAAAAGAAACCATTTTCCTTGAGCTTTGAGGTAAAAGAACATTTAGAAAAAAACCCCGAAACCGGCACAAATAGCCCTTCATCTGTTCTTAATCCTCCATCTTCATTGAA
- the LOC140959138 gene encoding SNF1-related protein kinase catalytic subunit alpha KIN10-like, which yields MDGSIQEGSSVDSFLQNYKLGKTLGIGSFGKVKIAEHTLTRHRVAVKILNRKKIKNMDMEEKVRREIKILRLFMHPHIIRLYEVVETHSDIYVVMEYVKSGELFDYIVEKGRLNEEEARTFFQQIISGVEYCHRNMVVHRDLKPENLLLDSKRNVKIADFGLSNIMRDGHFLKTSCGSPNYAAPEVISGKLYAGPEVDVWSCGVILYALLCGTLPFDDENIPNLFKKIKGGIYTLPSHLSAGARDLIPRMLIVDPMKRMTIPDIRAHPWFQAHLPRYLAVPPPDTAQQAKKIDEEILQEVTKMGFDRNALVDSLRNRVQNEGTVTYYLLLDNRCRAFSGYLGAEFQETLEFGNNRMNPSDMVPSPVGQRLSGIDYQQLGGRQFPADKRWALGLQSRAHPREIMTEVLKALQELNVYWKKIGPYNMKCRWIPSSPGRHEGMINDSMHDNNYFGDDSAIIENDGVVRSAANVVKFEVQLYKTREDKYLLDLQRVHGPQFLFLDLCAAFLAQLRVL from the exons ATGGATGGATCAATCCAAGAAGGTAGTAGCGTAGATTCTTTCTTGCAGAACTACAAACTTGGGAAAACTCTTGGGATCGGCTCATTTGGTAAAGTTAAAATTGCCGAACATACTTTGACAAGGCACCGAGTTGCTGTCAAGATCCTCAACCGTAAGAAAATAAAGAACATGGATATGGAAGAAAAAG TTAGAAGAGAGATCAAAATTTTAAGATTGTTCATGCATCCCCACATTATACGTCTATATGAGGTTGTGGAAACACATTCGGACATTTATGTTGTGATGGAGTATGTCAAGTCTGGGGAGTTGTTTGATTATATTGTGGAGAAAGGCAGGCTAAATGAGGAGGAAGCTCGCACCTTCTTTCAGCAG ATAATATCTGGAGTTGAGTACTGCCACAGAAATATGGTTGTTCATAGAGATCTTAAGCCAGAGAACTTACTTTTGGATTCTAAACGCAATGTGAAGATAGCTGATTTTGGTTTGAGTAATATTATGCGTGATGGTCATTTTCTGAAGACAAGCTGTGGAAGCCCCAACTATGCTGCTCCTGAG GTTATATCTGGGAAGTTATATGCGGGGCCAGAGGTGGATGTTTGGAGTTGTGGTGTCATCCTATATGCACTTCTCTGTGGCACCCTTCCTTTTGATGATGAAAACATTCCTAaccttttcaaaaaaataaag GGTGGAATATATACCCTTCCCAGCCATTTATCTGCTGGtgcaagagatttgattccaaGAATGCTTATAGTTGACCCTATGAAGCGGATGACTATACCTGATATTCGTGCACACCCCTGGTTCCAAGCTCACCTGCCACGTTATTTGGCTGTGCCACCACCAGATACGGCACAGCAAGCTAAAAAG ATTGATGAAGAGATTCTTCAGGAAGTAACCAAGATGGGATTTGACCGGAATGCCCTCGTTGATTCTCTTCGAAACAGGGTTCAAAATGAG GGTACTGTAACATACTATTTGCTGCTAGACAACCGGTGTCGAGCTTTCAGTGGCTACCTTGGAGCTGAGTTCCAAGAAACCCTG GAATTTGGGAATAATCGGATGAATCCTAGTGACATGGTACCGTCTCCTGTCGGGCAACGGCTATCAGGAATCGACTATCAGCAATTAGGAGGAAGGCAGTTTCCTGCTGATAAAAGATGGGCGCTTGGACTCCAG TCTCGAGCCCATCCTCGTGAGATTATGACTGAAGTCCTCAAAGCTCTGCAAGAATTGAATGTTTACTGGAAAAAGATTGGACCTTACAACATGAAGTGTAGGTGGATTCCAAGCAGTCCTGGTCGCCACGAAGGAATGATTAACGATTCCATGCACGACAATAATTATTTTGGTGATGATTCAGCTATTATAGAGAATGATGGTGTTGTTAGGTCGGCAGCCAATGTCGTCAAGTTTGAAGTTCAG ctTTACAAAACTCGGGAAGACAAGTACTTGCTGGACCTGCAGAGAGTTCATGGGCCGCAGTTTCTGTTTCTTGATCTCTGTGCCGCGTTCCTTGCTCAGCTTCGCGTCCTTTAA
- the LOC140959243 gene encoding tetrahydroberberine oxidase-like, which translates to MKFLSILAPFLVIFSCSLVVSAEEHYRNFLECLAHKSNDDSSFFDDVYTPSNSSYTSILRFSIQNLRFETPSTPKPLVIITPQQESQIPPVICCARENGMEIRTRSGGHDYEGLSFVSKVPFVILDLIKFSEVSVDAKSKTAWVQSGATLGILYYRIAEKSQTLGFPAGVCTTIGVGGHLSGGGYGMLMRKYGLAADNVVDARIVDVNGRILDRESMGEDLFWAIRGGGGASFGVILAWKVQLVDVPENVTVFSVDRTLEQNATQLVHKWQYIAHKFEKELLIRVILTRTNANQGGRNYTIRATFNSLFVGGIDRLLTIMQKSFPELGLVREDCTPMSWIQSILYFAGFRIDSREILLDRKQPSVRYFKAKSDYVQNPIPENGLEGIWRLFYEAEANEAVIIFTPYGGRMDEIPSSEIPFPHRIGNLYKIQHLVFWEAAEAQDSDSYISWIKRLYSYMTPYVSNLPRAAYVNYRDLDIGANRDHGATSYPQARIWGFKYFKNNFDRLVRVKTIVDPENFFKNEQSIPSLLWQRKD; encoded by the coding sequence ATGAAGTTTCTAAGCATTTTGGCACCCTTTCTTGTTATCTTTTCGTGTTCACTTGTAGTTTCTGCCGAGGAACATTACCGTAATTTTCTTGAATGTCTGGCACATAAATCCAACGACGACTCCTCGTTCTTTGACGATGTTTACACCCCAAGCAACTCCTCCTACACGTCCATTCTGAGGTTTTCCATCCAGAACCTTAGATTCGAGACACCGTCTACTCCGAAACCGTTGGTGATCATAACACCACAGCAAGAATCACAAATCCCACCGGTCATTTGCTGTGCCAGAGAGAATGGAATGGAAATTAGAACACGAAGTGGCGGCCACGACTATGAGGGACTTTCTTTCGTGTCCAAAGTCCCTTTCGTGATCCTTGATTTGATCAAGTTCAGTGAAGTAAGTGTTGATGCTAAGTCGAAAACTGCTTGGGTCCAATCTGGAGCAACTCTGGGCATTCTATATTATAGAATCGCAGAGAAGAGCCAAACCTTAGGGTTCCCCGCCGGTGTGTGCACAACTATTGGCGTTGGTGGACACCTAAGTGGAGGAGGATATGGCATGTTGATGAGGAAGTATGGTCTCGCCGCTGATAATGTCGTTGATGCAAGAATAGTAGACGTTAATGGTAGAATTCTAGATAGAGAATCCATGGGTGAAGATCTTTTCTGGGCCATTAGAGGTGGTGGAGGCGCAAGTTTTGGTGTAATTCTTGCATGGAAAGTACAATTAGTGGATGTTCCCGAAAACGTCACTGTGTTTTCTGTTGACAGAACTTTGGAGCAGAATGCAACTCAACTCGTCCATAAGTGGCAATACATTGCTCATAAATTTGAGAAGGAATTACTCATCAGAGTCATCTTAACTAGGACAAACGCCAACCAAGGTGGTAGAAACTACACAATTCGGGCTACGTTTAATTCTCTTTTTGTTGGTGGGATTGATAGGTTGCTTACAATTATGCAAAAAAGTTTCCCTGAATTGGGTTTGGTGAGAGAAGACTGCACCCCAATGAGTTGGATTCAATCGATCCTTTATTTCGCTGGGTTTCGGATAGATTCACGTGAGATCCTACTCGACAGGAAGCAACCTAGTGTTCGATACTTCAAAGCAAAATCAGACTATGTGCAGAATCCTATCCCTGAAAATGGCCTTGAAGGGATCTGGAGATTGTTTTACGAAGCTGAAGCAAATGAGGCAGTCATTATCTTTACCCCTTATGGCGGAAGAATGGATGAAATCCCCTCATCCGAGATTCCATTTCCTCACAGAATTGGTAATTTATACAAAATCCAGCATTTGGTGTTTTGGGAAGCGGCAGAAGCACAAGATTCAGATAGTTACATAAGCTGGATCAAAAGACTTTACAGTTACATGACTCCTTATGTTTCGAACTTACCTAGGGCGGCGTACGTCAATTACAGGGATCTTGATATTGGAGCCAATAGAGATCATGGAGCCACAAGTTATCCACAAGCCAGAATTTGGGGTTTCAAGTATTTCAAGAACAATTTCGACAGGTTGGTTCGAGTGAAAACCATCGTCGATCCtgagaatttcttcaagaatgaACAAAGCATTCCTTCACTTCTCTGGCAGAGGAAAGATTAG